In Desulfosediminicola ganghwensis, a single window of DNA contains:
- a CDS encoding PAS domain-containing sensor histidine kinase — protein MSKRKQNLHGGKGFLSSSVTFPGDLLGRIFDSLDSLIYIVEPKSDRIMFVNKAFKKVFGHDLIGRKSDDLMKKYSADEADDTGCETRSVSGKMLPGDQFREYQYPLTKKWYREKVEELELNEGQLFRLVIAYDITEQKQLESFLSEARKQANSSISANSKYVALVAHDLKSPFHSIISMLQRILKKEKFDHKIHQQFLENIIKNGERMLRMIDSLLDIHRMDKGEIRLDQTFFNLHDAITEVFDNYTHPSMQKKLVMVNRVPKDIEIFADKNLYSVVLNNLISNAVKFSFEGGRVDVFVDDNDDRVVLVVKDEGKGIADKLINDIFRPDVNTTQVGTSGESGSGLGLIFCQQIMKAHGGSICLKSIEGAGASFYVELSPSCRLPEEDDPDS, from the coding sequence ATGAGTAAAAGGAAACAAAATCTGCATGGTGGCAAGGGATTTTTGTCATCTTCTGTAACTTTTCCCGGCGATCTGCTTGGCAGGATTTTTGATAGCCTTGACAGCCTGATTTATATTGTCGAGCCGAAATCGGATCGAATTATGTTTGTCAACAAGGCCTTTAAAAAGGTCTTTGGTCATGATCTCATAGGCCGGAAAAGTGATGATCTGATGAAAAAATATTCGGCAGATGAAGCAGACGATACCGGCTGCGAAACGCGCAGTGTTTCCGGAAAAATGCTGCCGGGAGATCAATTTCGCGAATATCAATATCCATTAACCAAAAAGTGGTACCGGGAAAAGGTAGAGGAACTGGAATTGAATGAGGGGCAGTTGTTCAGGCTCGTTATCGCCTACGATATAACAGAGCAAAAGCAGTTAGAGAGTTTTTTGAGCGAAGCCCGCAAGCAGGCCAATAGCAGTATTTCAGCCAATAGCAAGTATGTGGCGTTGGTTGCCCATGACTTGAAGTCACCTTTTCATTCAATCATCAGCATGCTCCAGCGCATACTCAAAAAGGAAAAATTTGACCATAAGATTCACCAGCAGTTTCTGGAAAATATCATCAAAAACGGTGAACGTATGCTGAGGATGATCGACAGTCTGCTCGATATTCACCGAATGGATAAAGGAGAGATACGACTTGACCAGACCTTTTTTAATCTGCACGATGCGATAACGGAAGTATTTGATAATTATACGCATCCTTCCATGCAGAAGAAGCTGGTTATGGTGAATAGGGTACCAAAAGATATAGAGATTTTTGCGGATAAAAATCTCTATTCAGTGGTACTCAACAACCTGATTTCCAATGCGGTAAAATTCAGTTTTGAGGGTGGTAGGGTGGACGTCTTTGTTGACGACAACGATGACCGTGTAGTGCTGGTGGTGAAAGATGAGGGAAAGGGCATTGCAGATAAGTTGATAAACGATATTTTCCGACCGGATGTGAATACTACCCAGGTAGGGACTTCAGGAGAAAGTGGTTCTGGGCTGGGATTGATATTCTGTCAGCAGATAATGAAAGCTCACGGCGGCAGCATCTGCCTGAAATCTATCGAGGGCGCCGGAGCCAGCTTTTATGTGGAGCTTTCCCCTTCCTGCCGTTTACCTGAGGAGGATGACCCCGATAGCTGA
- a CDS encoding cell division protein ZapA — translation MSETERLVRFELFGQEFKFYTAATEAEMDAILELVREQVEGNLSTRTGTLPASKIAVMACLNIASKYVQLKQDFESYKTDNESRFYDLSEKIRNSLPQG, via the coding sequence ATGTCTGAAACTGAACGTTTGGTCCGGTTTGAGCTGTTCGGGCAGGAATTTAAATTTTATACTGCTGCCACCGAGGCAGAGATGGATGCGATTCTGGAACTGGTTCGCGAGCAGGTTGAAGGAAATCTCAGCACGCGAACTGGAACATTACCGGCAAGTAAAATAGCAGTGATGGCATGTTTGAATATTGCATCTAAATATGTTCAGTTAAAACAGGATTTTGAGAGTTATAAAACGGACAATGAAAGCCGTTTTTACGACTTGAGCGAAAAGATACGAAACAGTCTTCCTCAAGGCTGA
- a CDS encoding response regulator: protein MVDDNGANNDVLSTLLGRAGIEVEIETDSARALPLLMQNQEAGIRYER, encoded by the coding sequence GTGGTCGACGACAATGGTGCCAATAATGATGTCCTCAGTACCCTGCTTGGTCGGGCAGGCATCGAGGTCGAAATCGAAACTGATTCCGCCAGGGCTCTCCCCCTTCTGATGCAGAACCAGGAAGCCGGCATAAGGTATGAAAGGTGA
- a CDS encoding HDOD domain-containing protein encodes MPPSLSFFSQFSDAQTLPFTVTRLSSLMADESTTMKQFDEVITMNPVLMVRLLKLVNSPYCGLLYKVDSVSRAITLLGKKNLHNIALTEALKMFFIDLTNTSVLTGKGTAFNFTTRVAKSGKVPRRPAPSADLRGNSGGRRQWCQ; translated from the coding sequence ATGCCCCCATCACTCTCCTTCTTCAGCCAATTCAGTGATGCTCAGACCCTGCCGTTCACCGTGACGCGCCTTTCAAGCCTTATGGCAGACGAGAGCACTACCATGAAGCAGTTCGACGAGGTGATTACCATGAATCCTGTGTTGATGGTTCGCCTCCTCAAACTCGTCAACAGTCCATATTGCGGACTGCTGTATAAAGTTGACTCAGTGAGTCGCGCCATAACGTTGCTTGGCAAAAAGAATCTGCACAACATTGCCCTGACTGAGGCCTTGAAGATGTTTTTCATCGACTTGACCAACACCTCAGTTTTGACCGGCAAAGGAACGGCCTTCAATTTCACCACAAGGGTGGCGAAGTCGGGAAAAGTTCCGCGAAGACCAGCACCATCTGCAGACTTGAGAGGAAATTCTGGTGGTCGACGACAATGGTGCCAATAA
- the rny gene encoding ribonuclease Y, translating to MSVLNHPSLFIILGLTLGAVVGYLLRKQFIEGHQRNIQAQSKQIIETAIIEAEQLKKEALLQSKEEAYQIKQAHERELKAEKDEIKSEERQLNRKRETLKKEWDNLDRKGRELKSFEDTLRSKETGIAEKYKEVDNLIGKQRYEMARIAGISQEEAKKMLMDSLESEARMEAAKRLARIENEMKMEADRKAKNILALAISRYAGDYVADKTVSMVPLPNDEMKGRIIGREGRNIRAIEAATGIDIIIDDTPEAVILSGFNPVRREVARLALLQLINDGRIHPGRIEEVVTKVTKELEVTILEAGEQATFDVGAHGVHVELIKLLGRLKYRTSYGQNVLQHSLEVAFLCGIMAAELGLDVKVAKRAGLLHDIGKAVDHEVEGSHAIIGRDLAKKYGETEDVVYAIGAHHEDQPPQSVLDVLVQSADALSGARPGARKEMLQSYVKRLEDLENIANACQGVEKSYAIQAGRDLRIIVDASKINDDAAILMSQDIARSVEEKLTYPGQIRVTVIRETRAVEYAK from the coding sequence ATGAGCGTATTGAACCACCCATCGCTTTTCATCATACTAGGCTTGACGCTTGGCGCAGTTGTTGGATATCTCTTGCGCAAGCAGTTTATTGAAGGCCACCAGCGAAATATTCAGGCCCAGAGCAAGCAGATAATAGAAACTGCCATAATCGAGGCTGAACAACTCAAGAAAGAAGCACTTCTCCAGAGTAAGGAAGAAGCGTATCAGATCAAGCAGGCTCACGAAAGAGAACTGAAAGCAGAAAAAGACGAGATCAAGTCTGAAGAGCGTCAGCTGAATCGTAAGCGAGAGACCCTGAAGAAAGAATGGGACAATCTGGACCGTAAGGGGAGAGAACTTAAGTCCTTTGAGGACACCTTGCGCAGCAAAGAGACGGGTATTGCCGAGAAATATAAAGAGGTTGATAATCTCATCGGTAAACAACGCTATGAAATGGCCCGTATCGCCGGCATCAGTCAGGAAGAGGCCAAGAAGATGCTCATGGACTCGCTGGAAAGCGAAGCCCGTATGGAAGCAGCGAAAAGGCTTGCCCGAATTGAAAACGAAATGAAAATGGAGGCGGATCGCAAGGCCAAGAATATTCTGGCATTGGCGATCTCCCGTTACGCTGGCGATTATGTCGCAGACAAGACAGTCTCCATGGTGCCACTGCCCAACGATGAGATGAAAGGGCGGATTATCGGGCGTGAGGGACGGAATATCAGGGCAATTGAGGCTGCCACCGGCATTGATATCATTATAGATGACACCCCCGAGGCTGTTATCCTGTCCGGGTTCAACCCGGTACGTCGTGAGGTTGCCCGTCTTGCCCTTCTGCAGCTCATAAATGATGGCAGGATTCATCCTGGTCGCATTGAAGAGGTGGTTACCAAGGTTACCAAGGAGCTGGAGGTCACCATCCTGGAAGCTGGTGAGCAGGCAACATTTGATGTGGGGGCGCACGGAGTTCACGTAGAGCTTATTAAACTGCTGGGTAGACTCAAGTATCGTACCAGTTACGGTCAGAATGTATTGCAGCACTCGCTTGAAGTTGCTTTTCTCTGCGGTATTATGGCTGCTGAGCTTGGGTTGGATGTTAAAGTCGCCAAACGGGCGGGCCTCCTGCATGATATTGGTAAAGCTGTTGATCATGAGGTGGAAGGGTCCCATGCCATTATTGGTCGTGACCTTGCCAAAAAATACGGTGAGACCGAAGACGTTGTTTACGCTATAGGCGCTCATCACGAAGATCAGCCTCCACAATCAGTACTTGATGTGCTGGTTCAGTCTGCCGATGCGCTCTCCGGTGCAAGGCCGGGGGCGAGAAAAGAAATGCTCCAGAGTTACGTAAAGCGACTCGAAGATCTCGAAAATATTGCCAACGCCTGTCAGGGCGTTGAAAAGTCCTATGCCATTCAAGCCGGACGTGATTTGCGGATAATAGTTGATGCCAGCAAGATCAACGATGATGCGGCTATCTTGATGAGCCAGGACATTGCCCGGTCCGTTGAAGAGAAATTGACCTACCCAGGCCAGATACGGGTGACAGTAATCAGGGAAACTCGTGCCGTTGAGTACGCTAAGTAA
- a CDS encoding YihY/virulence factor BrkB family protein encodes MTKNGKNSDETCGKNHFFKNGAADSISALNRWVHSPSDSSGTLTGLLRNVVRVLMIMFSELKRNDIALRSGALTYTVLLSLVPLLAMSTAVVKGLGGGDQLRDVAYGYIDSITPSPTSAKDLTLEQVTFQQQSPTGDRSSVPSTPPATPAGEESAAVAKADDSGTAGMATHMRSAVDKLFNYVDKTNFATLGTFGVVGILLSVILVLGNIEMAMNAIWHVESSRSIIRKVSDYLTLLILMPISINVAFAASAFLKNPTLASKFEMLFPFQWLETLILKLIPVFFISLTLYIIYIFFPNTKVRSLPAAIGAVLAAIAWFVVQNAYITLQVGVSKYNAIYGSFATLPLFLVWMYLGWLFILGGAQIAYACQHINSYSLRSSSSSPARKLGAALDIMSEVTAGYQTHQSVTVNSLADKLSAYSARLIEEAVADLQKAELLYLTAIQEQLLPAGNYSKQMIVDAILGTDAADTPGGQSSLRMVSGVGALTGQDVVNQLSGSSSSGKRQEGESST; translated from the coding sequence ATGACCAAAAACGGCAAAAACTCAGACGAAACATGCGGTAAAAATCATTTTTTCAAAAATGGTGCAGCCGATTCGATCAGTGCTCTCAACCGATGGGTACATTCGCCTTCCGACTCTTCGGGAACTCTGACCGGCCTGTTGCGTAACGTTGTGCGAGTGCTGATGATAATGTTCTCTGAACTCAAGAGAAACGATATCGCTCTACGCTCAGGCGCCCTGACATATACGGTGCTCCTGTCCCTGGTGCCTCTTCTGGCGATGTCCACCGCTGTCGTTAAAGGCCTCGGTGGCGGCGATCAATTGCGCGATGTCGCCTACGGCTATATCGATAGCATCACGCCCAGCCCTACAAGTGCAAAAGATCTTACCCTTGAGCAGGTTACTTTTCAGCAGCAATCCCCCACAGGGGACCGGAGTTCGGTGCCATCCACGCCGCCCGCCACCCCTGCAGGGGAAGAGAGTGCAGCAGTAGCCAAAGCTGATGACAGCGGTACCGCAGGCATGGCTACCCATATGCGATCGGCCGTGGATAAGCTGTTCAATTATGTGGACAAGACCAATTTCGCCACCCTGGGAACCTTTGGTGTGGTCGGTATCCTGCTCAGCGTTATTCTGGTACTCGGTAATATTGAAATGGCTATGAATGCCATCTGGCATGTTGAAAGCAGCAGGTCGATAATCAGGAAAGTTTCCGATTATCTGACACTTTTAATTTTGATGCCCATTTCCATCAATGTTGCCTTCGCGGCCAGTGCGTTTCTGAAAAACCCCACCCTGGCCTCCAAATTTGAAATGCTGTTTCCTTTTCAGTGGCTGGAGACCCTGATATTGAAACTGATACCTGTTTTCTTCATCTCTTTAACTCTTTACATAATCTACATTTTCTTTCCAAATACCAAAGTGCGCTCCCTGCCTGCGGCCATCGGGGCAGTGCTAGCCGCCATTGCCTGGTTTGTTGTCCAGAATGCGTATATTACGCTGCAGGTCGGTGTCTCGAAATACAATGCGATCTATGGTTCTTTTGCCACCCTGCCCCTCTTTCTGGTCTGGATGTATCTCGGCTGGCTTTTCATCCTCGGTGGAGCCCAGATAGCCTATGCCTGTCAGCATATCAACAGTTACTCATTACGCAGCAGCTCTTCATCTCCTGCAAGAAAACTTGGCGCTGCACTGGATATAATGAGCGAAGTTACAGCAGGGTATCAAACACACCAGAGCGTGACGGTGAACAGCCTGGCTGACAAACTCTCGGCGTATAGCGCACGCCTTATAGAGGAAGCCGTCGCCGATTTACAAAAAGCGGAGCTCCTTTACCTTACTGCTATTCAGGAACAGTTATTGCCGGCTGGAAACTACAGTAAACAGATGATAGTGGATGCGATCCTCGGCACAGATGCCGCAGATACTCCCGGCGGCCAATCAAGCCTCAGGATGGTGAGTGGAGTTGGAGCCCTTACCGGGCAGGATGTCGTAAATCAGCTATCGGGGTCATCCTCCTCAGGTAAACGGCAGGAAGGGGAAAGCTCCACATAA
- a CDS encoding LysM peptidoglycan-binding domain-containing protein, whose protein sequence is MIDFRHHPPGRSSSVLFHPMLCWQLPLFVLLLTISICLPRTSGAASNKIFPEYPEIKAAVKFWEDIYSTHSIHSSVIHDHEDLSRIYEVIQLLDRNLPAAEKINRTAIQQAVEKYKNILEGLGKGNPPVTVEEIRIAAMFSGPERLKQMTEAAGRIRSQTGLKERFIEGVTRSGAYIGAIKAILTDYGLPVELAYLPHVESSFNPKAYSKFGAAGVWQFTKATGEQYMQINDTVDERRDPLIAAEAAAKYLKNSYMLLGEWPEAITAYNYGTAGMLRAQNSHGSYPAIYTSYSEGHFGFASRNFYSEFLAALKVATHLEQDSSIPKDQALIFATYPLPGFIHLYDVKKHFALSEKELKILNPALRDPVFQGKRLIPRRYQLRLPAGARTEKLITTIPLRMLSNSQMTESLYRVKRGDTAGAIASNNDIPLKVLLRANALDSDARIYVGQKLRIPSHPRLSSAEPLLPHLASERESFKRFSSPDEKKTAQVPVIRARKKLYPEQTPVAREALKRDTISVHPDETLPLFAHWLKMDEAELRKANKLAITDTIQPGQKLIVLYDEISAAEFADLRADFARENQEDFFAAFQVADQITYTVQPGDTIWNLCNRKFHIPLWLLKKYNDSIDYSTIQQSQTLVIPIVVER, encoded by the coding sequence ATGATAGATTTTCGTCATCACCCGCCGGGCCGCTCATCTTCTGTTCTCTTCCACCCCATGCTATGCTGGCAACTCCCTCTGTTTGTTCTGTTACTGACTATCAGCATCTGTCTACCCAGAACCAGTGGGGCTGCATCCAATAAGATCTTTCCTGAATACCCTGAAATCAAAGCGGCTGTAAAATTCTGGGAAGACATTTATTCAACCCATTCAATACATTCCTCGGTCATTCATGACCATGAGGATCTGTCCAGGATTTATGAGGTCATTCAGCTCCTGGACAGAAATCTGCCGGCCGCCGAAAAAATCAACAGGACAGCAATCCAACAGGCCGTTGAGAAATATAAGAACATACTCGAAGGACTTGGCAAAGGAAACCCACCTGTAACCGTGGAAGAAATACGGATTGCAGCCATGTTTTCAGGACCAGAACGTCTCAAACAGATGACGGAAGCTGCCGGCCGGATTCGCAGTCAGACCGGACTGAAAGAACGTTTCATAGAAGGCGTGACCCGCTCAGGAGCCTATATAGGTGCCATCAAAGCGATCCTGACCGACTACGGCCTACCGGTCGAACTTGCCTACCTGCCGCACGTCGAATCATCCTTCAACCCAAAGGCATACAGTAAATTCGGCGCTGCTGGAGTCTGGCAGTTCACCAAAGCCACCGGTGAACAATATATGCAGATTAACGATACTGTCGACGAACGTAGGGACCCTCTAATCGCCGCCGAGGCCGCAGCCAAGTACCTGAAAAACAGTTATATGCTTCTTGGCGAATGGCCCGAGGCAATCACTGCCTACAATTATGGTACCGCCGGCATGTTACGCGCCCAGAATTCCCATGGCAGCTACCCTGCCATCTATACCAGCTATAGTGAAGGTCATTTTGGCTTTGCGTCAAGAAACTTTTATTCGGAGTTCCTGGCAGCGCTCAAGGTTGCAACCCACCTTGAACAAGATTCCTCAATCCCTAAAGACCAGGCTCTGATATTTGCCACCTACCCCCTGCCCGGCTTTATACATCTCTATGATGTGAAGAAACATTTTGCCCTGAGTGAGAAGGAACTAAAAATCCTTAACCCGGCCTTGCGGGATCCCGTTTTCCAGGGAAAGCGTCTTATCCCCCGCAGGTATCAACTCCGACTGCCAGCCGGAGCCAGGACTGAGAAGCTGATAACAACAATCCCTCTCAGAATGCTCTCAAATTCCCAGATGACGGAATCGCTCTACCGGGTCAAGCGTGGCGATACAGCCGGAGCGATAGCCTCAAACAACGATATCCCGCTCAAGGTGCTGCTGCGTGCCAATGCCCTCGATTCCGACGCACGAATATACGTGGGCCAGAAACTCCGCATCCCTTCTCATCCGAGACTCAGTTCTGCTGAACCACTACTGCCCCATCTCGCTTCAGAACGAGAAAGTTTCAAGCGCTTTTCTTCACCAGATGAAAAAAAAACTGCTCAGGTCCCTGTAATAAGAGCACGGAAAAAACTGTATCCCGAGCAGACCCCTGTTGCCCGCGAAGCTCTCAAGAGAGATACGATCTCTGTTCACCCGGATGAAACCCTGCCGCTTTTTGCCCATTGGTTAAAAATGGATGAAGCTGAATTACGAAAAGCCAACAAGCTTGCAATCACTGATACTATCCAGCCGGGCCAAAAACTGATCGTGCTCTACGATGAGATTTCTGCCGCTGAATTTGCAGATCTCCGTGCTGATTTTGCCAGAGAAAATCAAGAAGATTTCTTTGCAGCGTTTCAGGTTGCGGACCAGATAACCTACACGGTTCAGCCGGGAGATACCATTTGGAATCTGTGCAACCGCAAATTTCATATCCCCCTCTGGCTGTTAAAAAAGTATAATGATAGCATAGATTACAGTACCATCCAGCAATCCCAGACTCTGGTAATACCAATAGTCGTGGAGCGCTGA
- the tyrS gene encoding tyrosine--tRNA ligase has product MQSIEEQLELIERGVVDFISREELKKKLTKSAETGVPLKVKAGFDPTAPDLHLGHTVLLQKLKHFQDLGHQVYFLIGDFTGMIGDPTGKSETRKALTPEDVANNAESYKEQVFKILDPEKTEVVFNSTWLGGLSSYDMIKLASELTVARMLEREDFRTRFDSGKPISIHEFMYPLIQGYDSVAMEADVELGGTDQLFNVLMGRDLQRSRGQAPQVVLTMPLLEGLDGVNKMSKSLGNYIGITEPANDIYGKVLSISDELMFRYYELLSDLSKAEIADLQAGIEKGELHPKEVKKKLARELTARYHGEEAAVAAEENFEQVFKQGGLPDDIPVVEVSASEPVWIPQLLLDAELVASTSDGRRMIKQNAVSIDGEKVTDMKGTIEPSGEVLLKVGKRRFSMVKFV; this is encoded by the coding sequence ATGCAATCTATTGAGGAACAGTTAGAACTTATCGAGCGAGGTGTCGTTGATTTCATCTCCCGGGAGGAGCTGAAAAAAAAGCTCACGAAATCAGCTGAAACAGGTGTGCCGCTGAAAGTGAAAGCGGGCTTTGACCCCACCGCACCGGATCTGCATCTTGGCCATACCGTGCTGTTGCAGAAGCTGAAGCACTTTCAGGACCTTGGCCATCAGGTATACTTTTTGATCGGTGACTTTACCGGTATGATCGGTGACCCGACAGGTAAGTCCGAAACCCGTAAGGCGCTTACCCCTGAAGATGTTGCCAATAATGCAGAGTCTTACAAGGAGCAGGTATTTAAAATTCTTGATCCTGAAAAGACCGAGGTCGTATTCAATTCTACCTGGCTCGGCGGCCTGAGCTCTTACGACATGATAAAGCTCGCTTCTGAGTTGACTGTGGCCAGAATGTTGGAGCGGGAGGATTTTCGAACCCGCTTTGATAGTGGCAAACCAATTTCCATTCATGAGTTCATGTACCCCCTGATTCAGGGGTATGATTCTGTGGCCATGGAAGCGGATGTTGAGCTTGGCGGCACCGACCAGTTGTTCAATGTACTTATGGGGCGGGATCTCCAGCGGTCACGTGGTCAGGCGCCTCAGGTGGTATTGACCATGCCGTTGCTGGAAGGTCTGGACGGTGTAAACAAGATGAGCAAATCGCTCGGCAATTACATTGGCATTACTGAGCCCGCCAACGATATCTACGGCAAGGTGCTTTCCATATCCGACGAGTTGATGTTCCGTTATTATGAGTTGCTCAGTGATCTTTCAAAAGCTGAGATTGCAGATTTGCAAGCGGGCATAGAGAAAGGCGAGCTGCACCCTAAAGAGGTGAAGAAGAAGCTTGCCCGTGAACTGACTGCCCGTTACCACGGTGAAGAGGCTGCCGTTGCTGCGGAAGAGAACTTTGAGCAGGTATTCAAGCAGGGTGGTCTGCCGGATGACATTCCAGTTGTTGAAGTTTCAGCCAGTGAGCCGGTGTGGATCCCTCAGTTACTGCTTGATGCCGAACTGGTTGCCTCAACTTCAGACGGCCGCAGGATGATAAAGCAGAACGCCGTATCAATCGATGGCGAGAAGGTCACCGATATGAAGGGCACAATTGAACCAAGTGGCGAGGTGTTGCTGAAGGTTGGCAAGCGTAGATTCAGTATGGTGAAGTTCGTCTAA
- a CDS encoding molybdenum cofactor biosynthesis protein MoaE — protein MDITEAIAQLKQKPGFKDNVGMILIHNGVVRNWSRKDRSDVSALEVRPDFDKIEQLRQEYLKKEGIFDIVIKAYEGTFSPGDDLLFIIVAGDIRENIKPVLADLLDRVKAEAVTKREIA, from the coding sequence ATGGATATCACTGAAGCAATTGCCCAACTCAAGCAAAAACCAGGATTTAAGGATAACGTCGGTATGATTTTGATCCATAACGGTGTGGTCCGAAACTGGTCCCGCAAGGACAGATCAGATGTTTCCGCCCTGGAAGTACGTCCGGACTTTGACAAAATCGAACAACTTCGCCAGGAGTATCTGAAAAAAGAGGGCATTTTCGATATAGTCATCAAAGCGTACGAAGGTACCTTTTCACCCGGTGACGATCTGCTCTTTATCATCGTAGCCGGAGATATACGGGAAAACATCAAACCGGTCCTGGCCGATCTGCTCGACCGCGTTAAAGCAGAGGCTGTGACCAAACGGGAAATAGCCTGA
- a CDS encoding NUDIX hydrolase has product MYTPIIGTLGYILSPDKKKTLMVHRNKRHDDQHLGKYNGLGGKMEPNEDVFGCLAREIREEAGIKIVETTLRGTINWTGFGPNGENWFGFIFRVESFEGEPGKTNEEGDLEWVEVERIMELPMWEGDRHFLPLVFDDDPRIFHGYMPYENDRPLSWEYTRM; this is encoded by the coding sequence GTGTATACACCAATAATAGGAACACTCGGTTACATTTTGTCACCCGATAAGAAGAAAACACTCATGGTACATCGAAACAAGCGACACGACGATCAACACCTGGGAAAATATAATGGTCTTGGCGGCAAGATGGAGCCCAATGAGGACGTTTTTGGTTGTCTGGCGAGGGAAATACGTGAAGAGGCAGGTATAAAAATCGTGGAAACAACCCTTCGGGGCACAATTAACTGGACCGGTTTTGGCCCCAATGGGGAAAATTGGTTCGGATTCATCTTTCGAGTGGAAAGCTTTGAAGGAGAGCCTGGAAAAACAAATGAAGAGGGCGATCTGGAATGGGTTGAGGTTGAGAGAATTATGGAACTGCCAATGTGGGAGGGGGATCGTCATTTTCTGCCTCTGGTTTTTGACGATGATCCGCGGATATTTCACGGTTACATGCCCTATGAAAACGATAGGCCGTTAAGTTGGGAGTATACGAGAATGTAG